A part of Molothrus aeneus isolate 106 chromosome 10, BPBGC_Maene_1.0, whole genome shotgun sequence genomic DNA contains:
- the AMMECR1L gene encoding AMMECR1-like protein, whose product MGKRRCVPPLEPKLAAGCCGVKKPKLSGSGTHSHGNQTTTAPSSSSGPLQNHQHTDGNNGRENVSDLTLGPGNSPITRMNPTSGALSPLTRPNGTANSTKNLVVTAEMCCYCFDVLYCHLYGFPQPRLPRFTNDPYPLFVTWKTGRDKRLRGCIGTFSAMNLHSGLREYTLTSALKDSRFPPLTREELPKLFCSVSLLTNFEDASDYLDWEVGIHGIRIEFINEKGVKRTATYLPEVAKEQDWDQIQTIDSLLRKGGFKAPITNDFRKTIKLTRYRSEKVTISYAEYMASRQHCFQNGTLHAPPLYNHYS is encoded by the exons ATGGGAAAAAGACGCTGTGTTCCTCCACTTGAGCCCAAGCTGGCAGCTGGCTGTTGTGGGGTGAAGAAGCCCAAATTGTCTGGGAGTGGAACGCACAGTCATGGGAATCAGACCACAACTGCACCAAGCTCCAGTTCAGGTCCTCTTCAGAACCACCAGCATACAGATGGGAATAATGGAAGGGAGAACGTATCTGACTTGACTTTGGGCCCAGGAAATTCCCCAATTACTCGAATGAATCCCACTTCAGGAGCTCTGAGCCCACTTACTCGGCCCAATGGAACTGCCAACAGCACCAAGAACCTGGTGGTGACAGCAGAGATGTGCTGCTACTGCTTTGATGTCCTCTACTGTCATCTCTACGGGTTCCCTCAGCCACGGCTTCCTCGATTTACCAATGACCCCTA tCCACTCTTTGTGACGTGGAAGACGGGGCGAGACAAGCGGCTTCGTGGCTGCATCGGGACCTTTTCAGCCATGAATCTTCACTCAGGACTCAGGGAATACACATTAACCAG TGCACTTAAGGACAGCCGATTTCCCCCCCTGACCCGCGAGGAGCTGCCCAAACTCTTCTGCTCTGTCTCCCTCCTCACTAACTTTGAGGATGCCAGTGACTACCTGGACTGGGAG GTTGGAATCCATGGGATCAGAATAGAGTTCATCAATGAGAAAGGTGTCAAACGCACAGCAACGTATTTACCTGAGGTTGCTAAGGAACAAG ACTGGGATCAGATCCAGACCATAGACTCCTTACTCAGGAAAGGTGGCTTTAAGGCTCCCATTACcaatgattttaggaaaacaatTAAACTTACCAG GTACCGCAGTGAGAAGGTGACAATCAGTTATGCAGAGTACATGGCCTCCCGCCAGCATTGTTTCCAGAATGGCACCCTTCATGCCCCCCCCCTCTACAATCATTACTCCTGA
- the POLR2D gene encoding DNA-directed RNA polymerase II subunit RPB4: MAAGGSDPRTADVEEDASQLVFPKEFETAETLLNSEVHMLLEHRKQQNESAEDEQELSEVFMKTLNYTARFSRFKNRETIASVRSLLLQKKLHKFELACLANLCPETAEEAKALIPSLEGRFEDEELQQILDDIQTKRSFQY, encoded by the exons AtggcggcgggcggcagcgACCCGCGGACGGCAGACGTGGAGGAGGACGCCTCGCAGCTCGTCTTCCCCAAAG AATTCGAAACTGCGGAAACGCTGCTGAATTCCGAGGTGCACATGCTGCTGGAGCACCGCAAGCAGCAGAACGAGAGCGCCGAGGACGAGCAGGAGCTGTCGGAAGTGTTCATGAAAACCCTGAACTACACAGCGCGCTTCAGCCGCTTCAAGAACCGCGAGACCATCGCCAGCGTGCGCAG CTTACTGCTGCAGAAGAAGCTCCATAAGTTTGAACTGGCATGTTTGGCTAACTTGTGTCCTGAGACAGCTGAGGAAGCAAAAGCTCTGATTCCTAG CCTGGAGGGCCGGTTTGAAGATGAAGAATTACAACAGATTCTCGACGACATCCAGACTAAACGCAGCTTCCAGTATTAA